The following coding sequences are from one Danio rerio strain Tuebingen ecotype United States chromosome 21, GRCz12tu, whole genome shotgun sequence window:
- the esm1 gene encoding endothelial cell-specific molecule 1 precursor (The RefSeq protein has 1 substitution compared to this genomic sequence) — protein MRVFAILMFVLMVVFGETEAWGPGGKYAVNCPDKCNPALCGSTLRCRRTVLDDCGCCQVCAAGRGEHCYRTVSGMHGVKCGPGLFCDFYKDEDDYGDEYGICKDCMFGTYGMECRKTCDCKAGGLCDRETGACLSFKVLAKMAMLKSHSNEAGNEVGSGDTNTESSSSRASARNFLTPR, from the exons ATGCGTGTGTTTGCCATCCTGATGTTCGTACTGATGGTGTTTTTTGGAGAGACTGAGGCGTGGGGTCCCGGGGGTAAATACGCCGTGAATTGCCCGGACAAATGCAACCCGGCGCTGTGCGGCTCGACGCTGCGCTGCCGGCGGACGGTGCTGGATGACTGCGGCTGCTGCCAGGTCTGCGCCGCGGGACGGGGTGAGCACTGCTACCGCACCGTCTCCGGGATGCATGGCGTCAAGTGCGGACCGGGACTCTTCTGCGACTTCTACAAGGATGAGGATGATTATGGGGATGAATATGGCATCTGTAAAG ACTGCATGTTTGGAACATATGGTATGGAGTGCCGGAAAACATGCGACTGTAAAGCTGGTGGACTTTGTGACAGAGAAACCGGCGCTTGTCTCTCCTTTAAAGTTCTGGCTAAAATGGCCATGTTGAAATCTCATTCAAATGAAG CAGGTAATGAAGTGGGTTCAGGCGACACCAACACTGAAAGCAGCAGTAGTCGGGCCTCCGCTCGCAATTTCCTCACCCCTCGCTGA